The Argentina anserina chromosome 3, drPotAnse1.1, whole genome shotgun sequence genome includes a region encoding these proteins:
- the LOC126785746 gene encoding 60S ribosomal protein L27-3-like, whose protein sequence is MVKFLKPNKTVLLLQGRFAGRKAVIVKAFDEGTRDRPYGHCLVAGIAKYPSKVIRKDSVKKTAKKSRVKAFIKLVNYQHVMPTRYSLDVDLKEVVSVDALQSRDKKVTAAKEIKARLEERFKSGKNRWFFSKLRF, encoded by the coding sequence ATGGTGAAATTCCTCAAGCCTAACAAAACTGTGCTCCTTCTTCAGGGGCGCTTCGCCGGAAGGAAAGCCGTGATCGTTAAGGCATTCGATGAAGGAACACGTGACCGGCCGTACGGGCACTGCCTGGTTGCCGGAATAGCCAAGTATCCGAGCAAGGTGATAAGGAAGGACTCGGTCAAGAAGACGGCCAAGAAGTCGAGGGTGAAAGCCTTCATCAAGCTCGTCAACTACCAGCACGTGATGCCCACGCGCTACTCCCTCGACGTCGACCTCAAGGAGGTGGTCTCCGTCGACGCGTTGCAGTCACGCGACAAGAAGGTCACGGCCGCCAAGGAGATCAAGGCTAGATTGGAGGAGAGGTTCAAGAGTGGCAAGAACCGGTGGTTCTTCAGCAAGCTTAGGTTTTGA
- the LOC126785744 gene encoding lecithin-cholesterol acyltransferase-like 4 has translation MAILLDEIVQSLELWLKMIRKPEPYVDPNLDPVLLVPGIAGSILNAVDEETGKEERVWVRILGANYAFRTKLWSRFDPSTGKTESLDPKTKIVVPEDRFGLHAIDALDPDLVFGQEAVYYFHEMIAEFIKWGYQEGKTLFGFGYDFRQSNRLKETLDRLAAKLEAIYTASGEKKINIISHSMGGLLVKCFMSLHSDVFEKYVKNWIAIAAPFQGAPGYVTSTFLNGMSFVDGWESNFFISKWNFHQLLIECPSVYELMACLDFQWEHKPLLEMWRERLHGDGNSQIILESYPLAESVDIFKEALSSNTFNYNGEDIPLPYNVEVLKWANETRNILAHAKVPPQVQFYNIYGVNLETPHTVCYGDEQTPVTDLQQLRYFQPTYVCVDGDGTVPAESAMADGLRAEARVGVPGEHRGILCEHHVFRILKHWLKADHDPYYNPLNDYVVLPTAFEMEKHKEKGLEVTSLKEEWEIITDDNPKNIAADGNPVVSSISVSQEGAEARATVTVYPQNEGKQHVELNAVSVSVDA, from the exons ATGGCGATCCTTTTAGACGAGATTGTCCAATCGCTGGAGCTCTGGCTGAAGATGATCAGAAAACCAGAGCCTTACGTCGACCCGAATCTCGACCCGGTTCTGTTGGTCCCCGGCATTGCCGGCTCGATCTTGAACGCCGTTGACGAGGAGACTGGGAAAGAGGAGAGGGTTTGGGTTCGGATTCTCGGCGCCAACTACGCCTTCCGGACCAAGCTTTGGTCTCGGTTTGATCCTTCTACAG GGAAGACTGAGTCTTTAGATCCAAAAACAAAGATAGTAGTCCCCGAAGACAGATTTGGACTTCATGCAATTGATGCTCTGGACCCTGACTTG GTCTTTGGACAGGAAGCGGTATATTATTTCCATGAAATGATTGCTGAATTCATCAAGTGGGGTTATCAAGAGGGGAAAACACTTTTTGGGTTTGGATATGATTTTCGACAAAGCAACAG GTTGAAAGAGACATTGGATCGCTTAGCTGCAAAGTTGGAGGCGATATATACTGCGTCAGGAGAGAAAAAGATAAACATCATAAGTCATTCTATGGGTGGTCTACTTGTAAAATGTTTCATGTCCTTGCATAGTGAT GTTTTTGAGAAGTATGTGAAGAACTGGATTGCAATTGCTGCGCCTTTCCAGG GTGCACCTGGATATGTAACATCTACCTTTCTTAACGGAATGTCATTTGTTGATGGGTGggaatcaaattttttcatatCAAAATGGAACTTTCATCAGCTG CTTATTGAATGCCCATCAGTATATGAGTTGATGGCCTGTCTTGATTTTCAATGGGAACACAAACCACTTCTGGAAATGTGGAGAGAAAGGCTTCATGGTGATGGGAACTCTCAAATTATCCTAGAGTCTTATCCCTTAGCAGAAAGTGTGGATATATTTAAGGAAGCTCTTTCAAGTAACACC TTCAATTATAACGGTGAGGATATTCCCCTACCATATAATGTGGAAGTCTTGAAATGGGCCAATGAAACACGTAATATTTTGGCTCATGCTAAAGTTCCTCCTCAAGTTCAattttacaatatatatgggGTCAATCTCGAGACACCGCATACTGTTTG CTATGGAGATGAGCAAACACCTGTCACAGATCTACAACAACTACGATATTTTCAG CCTACATATGTATGTGTTGATGGCGATGGGACAGTTCCAGCAGAATCAGCCATG GCTGATGGGCTCCGCGCAGAAGCAAGGGTTGGAGTTCCTGGTGAGCATCGGGGAATCCTTTGTGAGCATCACGTATTCCGGATACTGAAGCACTGGTTGAAAGCAGACCATGACCCTTACTACAACCCTCTAAACGACTATGTGGTTCTGCCCACTGCGTTTGAAATGGAGAAGCACAAAGAGAAAGGACTCGAAGTAACATCTCTGAAAGAGGAGTGGGAAATCATCACAGACGATAATCCCAAGAATATAGCTGCGGATGGCAACCCAGTGGTGAGCTCCATTTCTGTTTCTCAAGAGGGAGCCGAGGCTCGTGCAACTGTCACTGTTTACCCCCAAAATGAGGGCAAGCAACATGTGGAGCTCAACGCTGTAAGTGTCTCAGTTGACGCCTGA